A region from the Silene latifolia isolate original U9 population chromosome 7, ASM4854445v1, whole genome shotgun sequence genome encodes:
- the LOC141591620 gene encoding protein FAF-like, chloroplastic: MSGCLSQSFYNIMNMKNNIVNNEEHHSPNLLEKQGIVSIKRTFSADMSSEKWVENNEFSLKRVKSSEHLQSLGEENDQNNEEIMIDDKEGSGGAAFEDIWSSILAQKKPDGAGSGDTAPAPYVHPLMRRASSLSEKSLEICTESLGSETGSDGFSSPLSDRGEEQEKEVCEEMEETKNDDVVHVEEMKGYVEVVKYNFPVNNKKVSVGVSRSFPPPLPSLAHRDDGSNLHMRTSRHGGRLVLEAVSVPSKNCLQACRQGGRLLLTLTDEVDEEEKVQDVVEDEDENDDEEEEEKEGIFEADETLALPRQTRVIDVTRKSSSAVTMTKLMELVSTRNKFTWPRMSNMTIVRSLDEEVEEDEKKGLVEVEPKTIAVTIGKSLPHST, encoded by the coding sequence ATGTCAGGGTGCCTTAGCCAGAGCTTTTATAACATAATGAACATGAAAAACAACATTGTGAACAATGAAGAACATCACTCTCCAAACTTACTTGAGAAACAGGGCATAGTTTCCATTAAAAGAACATTTTCAGCTGACATGTCTTCCGAAAAATGGGTCGAAAATAATGAATTTTCTTTAAAAAGGGTTAAGTCTTCAGAGCATTTGCAAAGCCTAGGAGAAGAAAATGATCAAAACAATGAAGAAATAATGATTGATGACAAGGAGGGTTCTGGAGGAGCTGCATTTGAAGATATATGGAGCTCCATCCTAGCACAAAAGAAGCCGGACGGGGCCGGGTCTGGTGATACAGCCCCGGCCCCGTATGTGCACCCGCTGATGAGGCGGGCGAGTTCTCTTAGTGAGAAGAGTTTGGAGATTTGCACTGAGAGTCTCGGGTCTGAGACAGGGTCGGACGGGTTTTCAAGCCCGTTGTCCGACCGCGGTGAGGAGCAAGAAAAGGAGGTATGTGAAGAAATGGAGGAAACAAAGAATgatgatgttgtccatgttgagGAGATGAAAGGGTATGTGGAGGTGGTTAAGTATAATTTCCCGGTTAACAATAAGAAAGTTAGTGTAGGGGTATCAAGGTCATTTCCACCTCCTTTGCCTTCCTTGGCTCACCGTGATGATGGGTCTAATCTACACATGAGGACTAGTCGACATGGCGGTAGGCTTGTTCTTGAAGCTGTTTCGGTCCCTTCTAAGAACTGTCTTCAGGCTTGTCGACAAGGAGGTCGACTTCTTCTCACCCTTACTGATGAGGTGGATGAAGAAGAGAAAGTACAAGATGTTGTGGAAGACGAGGATGAaaatgatgatgaggaggaggaggagaaagaGGGAATTTTTGAGGCGGACGAGACATTGGCACTGCCGAGGCAGACCAGGGTCATTGATGTGACTAGGAAGTCGTCCTCAGCAGTGACAATGACCAAGCTGATGGAACTGGTGAGCACTAGGAACAAGTTTACTTGGCCTCGCATGTCGAACATGACAATTGTGAGGTCACTCGACGAGGAGGTCGAGGAAGACGAGAAAAAAGGGCTGGTCGAGGTGGAACCAAAGACGATCGCAGTTACGATCGGAAAGTCGCTTCCACACTCGACCTAG